From a single Haemorhous mexicanus isolate bHaeMex1 chromosome 29, bHaeMex1.pri, whole genome shotgun sequence genomic region:
- the CBARP gene encoding LOW QUALITY PROTEIN: voltage-dependent calcium channel beta subunit-associated regulatory protein (The sequence of the model RefSeq protein was modified relative to this genomic sequence to represent the inferred CDS: deleted 1 base in 1 codon), producing MSDDPTPWDNATESATAVPGEVSPQDGYVLLLALLSIFIGGTLVLLSGILIICRRCCEADRRHSRASDDPEKTNTTYLDDSQQAQDITGKAEDPECLSSSSYRDAESERFLSSSSSTARRVSFNEAALFDQGKKTQEKGRRYTLTEGDFHHLKNARLTHLHLPPPALKIVTIHECESSENSLAMTPRLPPPKPGLAIFQPPAGALPRPVLPSHAVGPSSALPGDTYNSTVDTSFTEASPSASSDSGEGPSFTAAPRSGKAAGAGSAGPGEPPPTPPQGTVLQFFTRLRRHASLDGASPYFRIKKWKLESTQRASSLDTRGSPKRRQFQRQRAASESMDQEDRDPHQTDIIQYIAHTDDVSFHPAGGPFLPSPASPPPSLGRLEPGEGGAGSPGESSVPEQPSAYHDIWSLRASLELYAASERSNDQDSVRSDGGDSVSSTSGVPPCPSPSLDEPEGPEEKFWGRPKAEESEPGTRKLLQMDSGYASIEAPSRGGEEGPPKDQTASEKRICFTSAGRKGTIFESFEGREPEEEEDEEEEEGGSTTLGAAGGGHLRPHSPLAWSPYGQMFPGREGLPRRDYSIDEKTDALFNAFVRHDPQFDESPLRGKHRSRTHLRKQWQHTKQFSDPGVRYPALERHRTPLRRGDSANYPLDSRFHSPLPRIVSAGDEEAAEASDGVPPAPALPDPEIQVIVEEPGEAAPEPKAGSEPPEDDDCPGPGRCLGLGSGSELMDKIAGGLEERLYGHLRKAAERETPECTVAVAASDTSPDHSTV from the exons ATGAGCGATGACCCAACACCCTGGGACAACGCGACGGAGAGCGCCACG GCGGTGCCCGGCGAGGTGTCCCCTCAGGATGGGTACGTGCTGCTCCTCGCCCTGCTCTCCATCTTCATCGGGGGCACGCTGGTCCTGCTCTCGGGCATCCTGATCATCTGCCGCCGCTGCTGCGAGGCTGACCGCCGGCACTCCAG AGCCAGCGATGACCCCGAGAAAACCAACACCACTTACCTGGATGACTCGCAGCAGGCGCAGG ATATCACTGGCAAAGCGGAGGACCCTGAGTGCCTGTCGTCCTCCAGCTACCGGGATGCAGAGAGTGAGAGGTTCctgtcctccagctcctccactgcCCGGCGCGTCTCCTTCAACGAGGCCGCGCTCTTTGACCAGGGCAAGAAGACCCAGGAGAAGGGGAGGAG GTACACACTGACAGAGGGGGATTTCCACCACCTGAAGAATGCGCGCCTGACTCACCTGCACCTCCCGCCGCCTGCCCTCAAGATTGTCACCATCCACGAGTGTGAGTCCAGCGAGAACAGCCTGGCCATGACCCCCCGCCTGCCCCCGCCCAAGCCCGGTCTTGCCATTTTCCAG CCCCCCGCGGGGGCCCTGCCCCGGCCAGTGCTCCCCAGCCATGCCGTgggccccagctctgccctgcctggggacacctaCAACTCCACCGTGGACACCAGCTTCACAGAGGCCAGCCCGTCCGCCTCCTCCGACTCCGGGGAGGGGCCTTCG TtcacagcagcacccaggagTGGGAAGGCGGCTGGGGCAGGCAGTGCCGGCCCCGGGGAgccccccccgacc cccccccAGGGCACCGTCCTGCAGTTCTTCACCCGCCTGCGTCGCCACGCCAGCCTGGACGGGGCCAGCCCCTACTTCAGGATCAAGAAGTGGAAGCTGGAGAGCACCCAGCGGGCGTCCAGCCTGGACACCAGAG gatcccccaaGCGTCGGCAGTTTCAGAGGCAGCGGGCGGCCAGCGAGAGCATGGACCAGGAGGACCGGGACCCCCATCAGACCGACATCATCCAGTACATTGCCCACACGGACGACGTGTCCTTCCACCCCGCGGGGggccccttcctgccctcccccgCCAGCCCCCCACCCTCTCTCGGCAG GCTAGAGCCAGGCGAGGGGGGCGCGGGCAGCCCCGGCGAGTCCAGCGTGCCCGAGCAGCCCAGTGCCTACCACGACATCTGGAGCCTGCGCGCCTCGCTGGAGCTGTACGCGGCCTCCGAGCGCAGCAACGACCAGGACTCGGTGCGCAGCGACGGAGGGGACAGCGTGTCCTCCACCAGCGGCgtgcccccctgcccctctccttccctggatGAGCCTGAAGGCCCCGAGGAGAAGTTCTGGGGTCGGCCCAAAGCGGAGGAGTCGGAGCCCGGCACACGCAAGCTGCTGCAGATGGACAGTGGCTACGCCTCCATCGAGGCGCCCAGCCGGGGGGGCGAGGAGGGCCCCCCCAAGGACCAGACAGCCTCCGAGAAGCGCATTTGCTTCACCAGCGCCGGGCGGAAAGGAACCATCTTCGAGAGCTTTGAGGGCCGGGAgccggaggaggaggaagatgaggaagaggaggagggggggagCACGACCCTGGGCGCAGCGGGTGGGGGACACCTCcgtccccacagccccctggcCTGGTCCCCGTATGGGCAGATGTTCCCGGGGCGGGAGGGGCTGCCCCGGCGGGACTACAGCATCGACGAGAAGACGGACGCGCTGTTCAACGCCTTCGTGCGCCACGACCCCCAGTTCGACGAGTCCCCGCTGCGGGGGAAGCACCGCTCCCGCACCCACCTGCGCAAGCAGTGGCAGCACACGAAGCAGTTCAGCGACCCCGGCGTGCGGTACCCGGCGCTGGAGCGGCACCGGACGCCCCTACGCCGCGGCGACAGCGCCAACTACCCCCTGGACTCCCGGTtccacagccccctgccccGCATCGTCAGCGCCGGCGACGAGGAGGCAGCAGAGGCGTCCGATGGGGTCCCTCCTGCCCCGGCGCTGCCTGACCCCGAGATCCAGGTGATCGTGGAGGAGCCCGGAGAGGCAGCCCCCGAGCCCAAGGctggctctgagccccctgAGGACGATGACTGCCCCGGCCCCGGGAGGTGCTTGGGGCTGGGCTCCGGCTCGGAGCTGATGGACAAGATCGCCGGCGGCCTGGAGGAGCGGCTCTATGGGCACCTGAGGAAAGCGGCGGAGAGAGAGACCCCCGAGTGCACGGTGGCCGTGGCGGCCAGTGATACCTCCCCCGACCACAGCACGGTCTAG
- the ATP5F1D gene encoding ATP synthase subunit delta, mitochondrial, which yields MAAMFCARRFLRLARPSLPLPPTRGYADPAGGPAAMAFTFASPTQVFYNGANVKQVDVPTLTGSFGILASHVPTLQVLRPGVVTVHAEDGTATKYFVSSGSVTVHADSTVQVLAEEAVTMDMLDLATAKSNLEKAVSEMAAASDEAAKAEAQIKVEANEALVKALE from the exons aTGGCCGCGATGTTCTGCGCCCGCCGCTTCCTCCGCCTCGCCCGCCCCTCGCTGCCGCTGCCCCCCACCCGCGGCTATGCCGATCCCGCCGGCGGCCCCGCTGCCATGGCCTTCACCTTCGCCTCACCCACACAG GTGTTCTACAACGGTGCCAACGTGAAGCAGGTGGATGTGCCCACGCTGACCGGCTCCTTTGGCATCCTGGCATCCCACGTCCCCACGCTCCAGGTGCTCCGGCCGGGCGTTGTCACAGTCCATGCTGAGGATGGGACGGCCACCAAGTATTTTG TGAGCAGCGGCTCTGTCACTGTCCACGCCGACTCCACGGtgcaggtgctggcagaggaggcagTGACCATGGACATGCTGGATCTGGCT ACTGCGAAATCCAACCTGGAGAAAGCTGTGTCAGAGATGGCAGCAGCATCTGATGAAGCTGCTAAAGCAGAAGCTCAGATTAAGGTAGAAGCTAACGAAGCCCTGGTAAAGGCTCTGGAGTAA